In Brachionichthys hirsutus isolate HB-005 chromosome 5, CSIRO-AGI_Bhir_v1, whole genome shotgun sequence, a single genomic region encodes these proteins:
- the gse1b gene encoding genetic suppressor element 1, translated as MNHEADKSPSLGMISTATVSPLSPLTNGNAAAQSANGFAAALRKLAKQAEDPRGSAASGESSPVTSPATSHSSPVTTPKRVSVGPLLGQARGLGVPNPPPVVTIAPTKTSNGLWRADGRQVEPSVQGLSRDRVGAENTQQQQDKRTPLAPPPHHLAHPFSVTPSTIMQDPRIQSLSLPAQMHPVVPPGAAPEEYLRALRPFAAPDDLRLTSLPLSLDHAAAAAYYHPAYLHHPLSLQRMDESLCLSALRSQFYSVPGGGTFPPLHPSALHLHLPGGPYPRELNHPALAERLQMENEFRQREIQQEREREKEREREAGLEREREREREEERGRELDRQKERQRERQQQMVREAEQHYLAELQARMGPPEDRAWPGERATPNRPDKTKDSEHPGLPAPKPLSLHPGLNSSRGSVPHTVPSLVPSHLGKHHAAAAGGLRGALAAAALTQRVSEAAWLTHQRRQGPEREGPLEMGPRSPGKWVEPKRDSHRTNSVHHNPGSKEGTSCLGAPPPLISPKSLHHSPAPSATLWNPAAFVDSPADSRRRLNPPTLPSRPPPGLTRADRAPLSWGEKLEDGGRRRTEGTERYTSLRGVSLQETGSWNKAEQDLYQRHRTSNLYHRACVAPDAGRQRQTTPPSPLRERQPQDSMLVYDEVLKQHRWLLSKLDLEEKKRREAREGGYYYEQEESYDESDEEEVKAHLRRVTEQPPLKLDTSSEKVDFLRVCGLTTLAHRDELLAWKRRKRRRMMRERSLSPQAARGKRKASSPSKTTTPLTTPYSAEQMDSSPQLEEKKDFLLMFNLSHVSPQQRREKESTEELLRATQRKAAALDTLRYDPLCGSPPALSSGDSSSAPPPCQSNGHLDPDSASPSPPHHLKPKRRLQNDPFKPAMDACTAFIPVPLTLRHEKGELKEALPHRKPQGVQSGVGASPQKKEPGPARNGWNRPPESFTHEAFAQHFHQAVLQSTHSTLQSKGVSNCVSDSSLKASRSLPRSVSHPKSSNPSHAPQHALINGHHFSLPVVSKDTPGPRETLSDEEEDESSQEEEDEEEDEELEEASNKWRGIEAVFETYQEYVDERSIERQVLHGQCKRLEVQNYNLTRTAEQLSLTMGELVSQRQKVREERERLQAQLEHFRRCLTLPSIHWGRGQINGHTPR; from the exons aTGAACCATGAGGCCGATAAATCACCGTCATTAGGAATGATCTCCACGGCTACCGTCAGTCCCCTCAGCCCGTTGACCAATGGGAACGCAGCTGCTCAGTCTGCAAACGGATTCGCTGCTGCCCTGCGTAAACTGGCCAAACAGGCCGAGGATCCCAGAG GTTCTGCCGCTAGTGGCGAGTCGTCTCCTGTCACGTCCCCAGCCACCAGCCACAGTTCGCCAGTCACAACACCCAAGCGGGTCTCAGTAGGACCCCTTCTGGGCCAGGCCAGGGGTCTTGGGGTCCCTAACCCTCCTCCAGTGGTGACCATCGCCCCCACCAAGACGAGCAACGGCCTGTGGAGGGCCGACGGACGCCAG GTGGAGCCGAGTGTTCAGGGCCTCAGCAGAGACCGGGTGGGCGCTGAGAACACCCAGCAACAGCAGGATAAGAGGACTCCTCTTGCCCCACCTCCTCACCATCTTGCTCACCCCTTCAGCGTCACCCCCAGCACCATCATGCAAGACCCCCGAATACAGAGCCTGAG TTTGCCTGCACAGATGCACCCCGTGGTTCCACCGGGGGCCGCCCCAGAGGAGTACCTGAGAGCACTCCGGCCCTTCGCTGCCCCTGACGACCTCCGACTGACCTCTCTACCACTGAGTCTTGACCACGCCGCGGCCGCTGCGTACTATCACCCTGCGTATTTGCACCACCCGCTGTCCCTACAAAG GATGGACGAGTCTCTGTGTCTTTCTGCACTGCGGTCGCAGTTCTACTCTGTGCCTGGAGGGGGCACCTTCCCTCCTCTCCACCCTTCtgccctccacctccacctgcctgGAGGCCCCTACCCTAGAGAGCTGAACCACCCAGCACTGGCTGAGAG GCTGCAGATGGAGAATGAGTTCCGCCAGCGAGAGATTCAGCAAGAGCGCGaacgagagaaagaaagggagcgCGAGGCCGGGCTGGAacgggagagggagagggagagggaggaggaacgGGGGAGAGAGCTGGACCGACagaaggagaggcagagggagagacagcagCAGATGGTCAGAGAGGCAGAGCAGCACTACCTGGCTGAGCTGCAGGCTCGGATGGGACCACCAGAGGACAGGGCCTGGCCAGGGGAGAGGGCGACCCCAAACAGACCGG ATAAAACCAAGGACTCCGAGCACCCAGGTCTCCCAGCACCCAAACCTCTGTCCCTGCACCCCGGCCTGAACTCCTCCAGAGGCTCGGTTCCACACACAGTGCCCAGTCTGGTGCCCTCTCACCTGGGGAAgcatcacgctgctgctgccgggggGCTCCGCGGGGCTCTGGCGGCCGCCGCGTTGACTCAGAGAGTGAGCGAGGCAGCGTGGCTAACGCATCAACGACGACAAGGACCGGAGAGGGAAGGTCCACTGGAGATGGGTCCCAGGTCACCTGGGAAATGGGTGGAGCCAAAGAGAGACAGCCACAG aaccaactcGGTACATCACAACCCAGGCAGCAAGGAAGGGACTTCCTGCCTCGGTGCCCCGCCTCCCCTTATCTCCCCCAAAAGTCTCCATCATTCTCCTGCCCCTTCGGCTACGCTGTGGAACCCAGCCGCCTTTGTTGACAGTCCTGCAGACTCACGCAGAAGACTCAACCCTCCCACACTGCCAAGTCGACCTCCTCCCGGACTGACCAGAGCTGACAGGGCCCCCCTGAGCTGGGGGGAGAAGCTGGAAGATGGAGGCAGAAGGAGAACAGAAGGAACGGAACGATACACCTCGCTGAGGGGAGTTAGTTTGCAAGAGACCGGGTCCTGGAACAAGGCGGAGCAGGACCTCTATCAGCGGCATCGCACCAGCAACCTCTACCATAGAGCTTGTGTAGCTCCTGATGCAGGAAGGCAACGCCAAACAACGCCTCCATCTCCACTGAGGGAACGCCAGCCGCAGGATAGCATGCTGGTGTATGACGAGGTTCTCAAGCAGCACCGCTGGCTGCTCAGTAAGCTGGacctggaagagaagaagaggagggaggcccGAGAGGGAG GTTATTACTATGAACAGGAGGAGTCGTATGATGagagcgatgaggaggaggtgaaagccCATTTGAGGAGGGTAACAGAACAGCCGCCACTTAAATTGGACACATCCTCAGAG AAAGTGGATTTCCTGCGCGTGTGTGGACTGACCACGCTGGCCCATCGCGATGAGCTTCTGgcgtggaagaggaggaagaggaggaggatgatgagagAGCGCAGTCTCTCTCCGCAGGCTGCGCGGGGCAAGAGGAAGGCCTCCTCGCCTTCGAAAACCACAACTCCTTTAACGACCCCGTACTCCGCCGAGCAGATGGACAGCAGccctcagctggaggagaagaaggactTCCTCCTCATGTTCAACCTCTCCCACGTTAGTCCCCAGCAGAGGCGAG AAAAGGAGAGTACGGAGGAGCTCCTCAGGGCAACTCAGAGGAAGGCTGCGGCGCTGGACACCCTCCGATACGACCCTCTGTGCGGCAGTCCTCCCGCTCTGTCATCTG GCGACTCCTCGTCTGCTCCTCCGCCGTGTCAATCGAACGGACATCTGGACCCAGACTCTgccagcccctcccctccccaccaCCTCAAACCTAAGCGCCGCCTCCAGAACGACCCATTCAAACCGGCTATGGACGCCTGCACGGCCTTCATCCCTGTGCCCTTAACCCTCCGTCATGAAAAGGGTGAACTCAAGGAGGCTCTGCCACACAGGAAGCCCCAGGGCGTCCAGAGCGGCGTTGGGGCTTCTCCTCAGAAAAAGGAGCCCGGTCCTGCTCGCAATGGATGGAATCGTCCTCCTGAGAGTTTCACACACGAGGCCTTTGCTCAGCATTTCCACCAGGCTGTGCTGCAGTCCACACACAGCACACTGCAGAGTAAAG GAGTCTCAAACTGCGTGTCTGACTCCAGCCTGAAGGCCAGCCGCTCGTTGCCTCGCAGCGTCTCTCACCCGAAGAGCTCAAATCCTAGCCATGCCCCTCAGCACGCGCTCATCAACGGCCATCATTTCAGTCTCCCTGTAGTCAGCAAGGACACTCCAGGACCACGGGAAACCCtgtctgatgaggaggaggatgagtcgagtcaggaggaggaagacgaggaggaggacgaggaattGGAAGAAGCGTCAAATAAGTGGCGAGGGATTGAAGCTGTTTTCGAGACATACCAGGAGTATGTTGATG AACGGAGCATAGAGAGGCAGGTTCTTCATGGACAGTGTAAAAGACTTGAAGTACAGAATTACAACCTGACCCGAACTGCAGAACAGCTCTCTCTCACTATGGGG GAGCTGGTGAGCCAGAGGCAGAAagtcagggaggagagggagagactgcAAGCCCAGCTGGAACACTTCAGGCGATGCTTAACACTACCCAGCATTCACTGGGGCAGGGGCCAAATCAATGGGCACACACCGAGGTGA
- the LOC137894402 gene encoding dynein light chain roadblock-type 2 has product MVSSQGAEVEETLKRLESHKGVVGTIVVNAEGIPIRTTLDNSTAVQYAGLLHHLTTKARSTVRDLDPQNDLTFLRIRSKKHEILVAPENDFLLIVIQNPCE; this is encoded by the exons atggtttcatctcaaggg gcTGAAGTTGAGGAAACACTGAAGAGGCTTGAATCTCACAAAGGTGTGGTTGGAACGATAGTTGTTAATGCAGAAG GCATTCCCATCAGAACAACTTTGGATAACTCCACTGCAGTTCAGTATGCAGGACTTCTTCATCACCTCACGACGAAGGCCAGAAGCACAGTGAGAGATCTTGACCCTCAGAACGACCTCACTTTCCTCCGCATACGCTCCAAGAAACATGAAATCTTGGTTGCGCCGG aAAATGACTTTCTACTGATAGTCATCCAGAACCCGTGTGAATAG
- the psmd7 gene encoding 26S proteasome non-ATPase regulatory subunit 7, whose product MPELAVENVVVHPLVLLSVVDHFNRTGKVGNQKRVVGVLLGSWQKKVLDVSNSFAVPFDEDDRDDSVWFLDHDYLENMYGMFKKVNARERIVGWYHTGPKLHKNDIAINELIKQYCTNSVLVIIDVKPKDLGLPTEAYISVEEIHDDGTPTSKTFEHVTSEIGAEEAEEVGVEHLLRDIKDTTVGTLSQRITNQVHGLKGLNSKLVDIRSYLERVAAGKLPINHQIIYQLQDVFNLLPDVNLLEFTKAFYLKTNDQMLVVYLASLIRSVVALHNLINNKISNRDAEKKEGQEKEEGKKEKKDDKEKKDDKDKDKEKADGAKKDEKKKK is encoded by the exons ATGCCCGAGTTAGCGGTGGAGAATGTGGTCGTTCATCCCTTAGTGTTGCTCAGCGTGGTTGATCACTTTAACAG GACAGGAAAGGTTGGCAATCAGAAACGGGTGGTCGGGGTCCTGCTGGGGTCATGGCAGAAAAAGGTGCTTGACGTCTCAAACAGTTTTGCAG TGCCGTTTGATGAGGATGACAGGGATGACTCGGTCTGGTTCCTGGATCACGACTACTTGGAGAACATGTATGGCATGTTCAAGAAAGTTAATG CCAGAGAACGAATAGTCGGATGGTACCACACAGGGCCCAAGTTACATAAGAATGACATTGCAATCAACGAGCTCATCAAACAATACTGTACCAATTCG gtaTTAGTAATTATAGATGTGAAGCCCAAAGATCTTGGTCTGCCAACAGAAGCGTACATCTCTGTGGAGGAAATACATGAT GATGGAACTCCAACGTCCAAAACATTTGAACACGTCACCAGTGAAATtggagcagaggaggcagaaGAAGTGGGTGTGGAGCACCTCCTCAG AGATATCAAGGATACCACGGTGGGCACTCTGTCGCAGCGCATCACAAATCAAGTTCATGGGCTGAAGGGACTCAACTCGAAGCTTGTGGACATCCGCTCTTACCTTGAGAGAGTGGCAGCGGGGAAACTTCCCATTAATCATCAAATCATCTACCAGCTGCAGGATGTCTTCAATTTACTGCCAGACGTAAATCTATTG GAGTTCACCAAAGCCTTCTACCTTAAAACCAACGACCAGATGCTGGTGGTCTACCTCGCCTCGCTCATACGGTCGGTGGTGGCGCTGCACAACTTGATCAACAACAAGATCTCCAACCGAGatgcagaaaagaaagaagggcaggagaaggaggaaggcaagaaggagaagaaagacgacaaggagaaaaaagacgacaaggacaaggacaaggagaaaGCGGACGGAGCCAAGAaggatgagaagaagaagaaatga